In Xanthomonas theicola, a single genomic region encodes these proteins:
- the fliF gene encoding flagellar basal-body MS-ring/collar protein FliF yields MALALSKDTLTGEKAGAWFDRLQSLQITRRIGLMAMIAVAVAAGLFVFFWSQKPAYTPLYTGLDEKGTAEATDLLRTAQIPFKLDPATGAITVPEDKLYDARLKLAGSGLTDNGNMGFEVMEKDPGFGVSQFVENARYQHALETELARTIASLRPVREARVHLAIPKPSAFTRQRDVASASVVLELRGGTTLERNQVDAIVNMVASSIPDLSPDRVTVVDQSGRMLTIADPNSDAALNAAQFEQVRRQESAYNQRIRELLEPMTGPGRVNPEVSVDMDFSVTEEARELYNGEPPKLRSEQVSDSSTAVAGPQGVPGATSNSPPGAAVPGQPAPAAGAAGATPGATQQTAAATPTETSKSATRNYELDRTLQHTRQPPGRIKRVSVAVLVDHVPRPGAKGKMVEQALSAAELTRIEGLVKQAVGFDAARGDTVSVMNAPFVRQAPEAVDKPGWWEDPRMMNGLRLLLGAAVVLALLFGVLRPALRQIAGPAPAKARDKSEPHSANVSMLDDGDPLLPSLADDTASIAGRERAAIALPDAYEERLRLARDAVKQDSKRVAQVVKGWVASEA; encoded by the coding sequence ATGGCTCTTGCGCTCAGCAAAGACACCCTCACCGGCGAAAAGGCGGGCGCCTGGTTCGATCGCCTGCAGAGCCTGCAGATCACCCGCCGCATCGGCCTGATGGCGATGATCGCAGTGGCCGTGGCCGCGGGCCTGTTCGTGTTCTTCTGGTCGCAGAAACCCGCCTACACCCCCCTGTACACCGGCCTGGACGAAAAGGGCACGGCCGAGGCCACCGACCTGCTGCGCACCGCGCAGATCCCGTTCAAGCTCGACCCGGCCACCGGCGCGATCACCGTGCCGGAAGACAAGCTCTACGACGCGCGCCTGAAGCTGGCCGGCTCCGGCCTGACCGACAACGGCAACATGGGCTTCGAGGTCATGGAAAAGGACCCGGGCTTCGGCGTCAGCCAGTTCGTCGAGAACGCGCGCTACCAGCACGCGCTGGAGACCGAACTGGCGCGCACCATCGCCAGCCTGCGCCCGGTGCGCGAGGCGCGGGTGCACCTGGCCATTCCCAAGCCCAGCGCGTTCACCCGCCAGCGCGACGTGGCCAGCGCCTCGGTGGTGCTGGAACTGCGCGGCGGCACCACCCTGGAGCGCAACCAGGTCGATGCGATCGTCAACATGGTCGCCTCCAGCATCCCCGACCTGTCGCCGGACCGGGTCACCGTGGTCGACCAGAGCGGACGCATGCTGACCATCGCCGATCCCAACAGCGACGCGGCCCTGAACGCGGCCCAGTTCGAGCAGGTGCGGCGCCAGGAAAGCGCCTACAACCAGCGCATCCGCGAGCTGCTGGAGCCGATGACCGGCCCCGGCCGGGTCAACCCGGAAGTCAGCGTGGACATGGATTTCTCGGTCACCGAGGAAGCCCGCGAGCTGTACAACGGCGAGCCGCCGAAGCTGCGCAGCGAGCAGGTCAGCGACAGCAGCACCGCCGTGGCCGGCCCGCAAGGCGTGCCCGGCGCGACCAGCAATTCGCCGCCCGGCGCGGCCGTGCCCGGGCAGCCGGCGCCTGCCGCAGGCGCTGCCGGCGCCACGCCTGGCGCCACCCAGCAGACTGCCGCCGCGACCCCGACCGAGACCTCCAAGAGCGCCACCCGCAACTACGAGCTGGACCGCACCTTGCAGCACACCCGGCAGCCGCCGGGCCGGATCAAGCGCGTGTCGGTGGCGGTGCTGGTCGACCATGTGCCGCGCCCGGGCGCCAAGGGCAAGATGGTCGAGCAGGCGCTCAGCGCCGCCGAGCTGACCCGCATCGAAGGCTTGGTCAAGCAGGCGGTCGGCTTCGACGCGGCGCGCGGGGATACCGTCTCGGTGATGAACGCCCCGTTCGTGCGCCAGGCGCCGGAAGCGGTGGACAAGCCCGGTTGGTGGGAAGATCCGCGGATGATGAACGGATTGCGCCTGCTGCTCGGCGCGGCGGTGGTGCTGGCCCTGCTGTTCGGCGTGCTGCGCCCGGCGCTGCGCCAGATCGCCGGGCCGGCGCCGGCCAAGGCCAGGGACAAGTCCGAACCGCACAGCGCCAATGTCTCGATGCTGGACGACGGCGACCCGCTGCTGCCGTCGTTGGCCGACGATACCGCCAGCATCGCCGGCCGCGAGCGCGCCGCGATCGCCCTGCCGGATGCCTACGAGGAGCGTCTGCGCCTGGCGCGCGACGCGGTCAAACAAGATTCCAAGCGCGTCGCGCAAGTCGTGAAGGGATGGGTGGCCAGTGAAGCCTGA
- the fliG gene encoding flagellar motor switch protein FliG, producing the protein MNGTQRAAVLLLSLGESDAAEVLKHMDPKEVQKIGIAMATMSGISRDQVEKVMDEFNAELGSKTSLGVGADDYIRNVLVQALGADKAGNLIDRILLGRNTTGLDTLKWMDPRAVADLVRNEHPQIIAIVMAHLDSDQAAEALKLLPERTRADVLMRIATLDGIPPNALNELNEIMERQFSGNQNLKSSNVGGVKVAANILNFMDSGQDQGVLAAIGKIDAELSTRIQDLMFVFDNLVELEDRALQTLLREVSGDRLGLALRGADIKVREKITKNMSQRAAEILLEDMEARGPVRLADVEAAQKEILAIVRRLADEGVISLGGAGAEAMV; encoded by the coding sequence ATGAACGGCACCCAGCGCGCCGCAGTGCTGCTGCTGTCGCTCGGCGAAAGCGACGCGGCCGAAGTGCTCAAGCACATGGACCCCAAGGAGGTGCAGAAGATCGGCATCGCCATGGCCACCATGAGCGGCATCTCGCGCGACCAGGTCGAGAAGGTGATGGACGAGTTCAACGCCGAGCTCGGCAGCAAGACCTCGCTGGGCGTGGGCGCCGACGACTACATCCGCAACGTGTTGGTGCAGGCACTGGGCGCGGACAAGGCCGGCAACCTGATCGATCGCATCCTGCTCGGCCGCAACACCACCGGCCTGGACACGCTGAAGTGGATGGACCCGCGCGCGGTGGCAGACCTGGTGCGCAACGAACATCCGCAGATCATCGCCATCGTCATGGCGCACCTGGACAGCGACCAGGCCGCCGAGGCGCTGAAGCTGCTGCCCGAACGCACCCGCGCCGACGTGCTGATGCGCATCGCCACCCTGGACGGCATCCCGCCGAACGCGCTGAACGAGCTCAACGAGATCATGGAGCGGCAGTTCTCCGGCAACCAGAACCTGAAGTCGTCCAACGTCGGCGGGGTCAAGGTCGCCGCCAACATCCTCAACTTCATGGACAGCGGCCAGGACCAGGGCGTGCTGGCGGCGATCGGCAAGATCGACGCCGAGCTCAGCACCCGCATCCAGGATCTGATGTTCGTGTTCGACAACCTGGTCGAGCTGGAGGACCGCGCGCTGCAGACCCTGCTGCGCGAGGTCAGCGGCGACCGCCTCGGCCTGGCCCTGCGCGGCGCCGACATCAAGGTGCGCGAGAAGATCACCAAGAACATGTCCCAGCGCGCCGCCGAGATCCTGCTCGAGGACATGGAGGCGCGCGGCCCGGTGCGCCTGGCCGACGTGGAAGCGGCGCAGAAGGAGATCCTGGCGATCGTGCGGCGGCTGGCCGATGAAGGCGTGATCAGCCTCGGCGGCGCCGGTGCGGAGGCGATGGTATGA
- a CDS encoding FliH/SctL family protein, giving the protein MSGNAVRWFAPELDPAPVPEQFDEPLPEAPVLRPPSLEDIQAIEAAAQHEGLERGHAEGLAQGQAEIRRLTAQIEGILDNFSRPLARLENEVVGALGELAVRIAGSLVGRAYEADPALLAELVGEALDAVGGARREVEVRLHPDDIAALTPLLASMADGTWLVPDLTLSRGDLRVHAEAVRIDGTLEARLRAALETVMRKSGAGL; this is encoded by the coding sequence ATGAGCGGCAACGCGGTGCGCTGGTTCGCCCCCGAACTCGACCCGGCCCCGGTGCCGGAGCAGTTCGACGAGCCCCTGCCGGAAGCGCCGGTACTGCGCCCGCCGAGCCTGGAGGACATCCAGGCGATCGAGGCCGCCGCGCAGCACGAGGGCTTGGAGCGCGGCCATGCCGAGGGCCTGGCCCAGGGCCAGGCCGAGATCCGCCGCCTGACCGCGCAGATCGAAGGCATCCTGGACAATTTCTCGCGGCCGCTGGCACGGCTGGAGAACGAAGTGGTCGGCGCGCTCGGCGAACTGGCCGTGCGCATCGCCGGCAGCCTGGTCGGGCGCGCCTACGAGGCCGATCCGGCACTGCTGGCGGAGTTGGTCGGCGAGGCGCTGGACGCGGTCGGCGGCGCGCGCCGCGAGGTCGAGGTGCGCCTGCACCCGGACGACATCGCCGCACTGACCCCGCTGCTGGCGTCGATGGCCGACGGCACCTGGCTGGTGCCGGACCTGACCCTGAGCCGCGGCGACCTGCGCGTGCATGCCGAGGCGGTGCGCATCGACGGCACCCTCGAGGCGCGCCTGCGCGCGGCGCTGGAGACGGTCATGCGCAAGTCCGGAGCGGGCCTGTGA
- a CDS encoding FliI/YscN family ATPase: MSALSGTHPADWLDARNLRLAARLGQLDLDAAAGRGLIREGILRRAVGLTLEAVGCEAPMGATCKVEVDGGWVDAEVVGFSGERTSLMPSAETHGLLPNARVVPVRRRGGVEVGEGLLGRVIDSDGVPLDGKGPIRAEGSVGMAGVSINPLAREPITMPLDVGVRAINALLPIGRGQRVGLFAGSGVGKSTLLGMMTRYTAADVIVVGLIGERGREVRDFVETTLGEDGLRRAVVVAAPADRPPLARLHGAYRATAIAEWFRDQGLNVLLLMDSLTRFAQAQREIGLSVGEPPTTRGYPPSVFAKLPALVERAGNGAKGRGSITAFYTVLTEGDDPQDPIADAARAILDGHILLSRRVADSGLYPAIDVESSVSRVVQDIADEPWRLRIRALKRLVSAYASNRDLIAIGAYQRGNDPAVDEALERWPEIMEFLGQDVAKAADLPHSQAALKRLVEREN; encoded by the coding sequence GTGAGCGCGCTGTCCGGCACTCATCCGGCCGACTGGCTGGACGCGCGCAACCTGCGCCTGGCGGCGCGCCTGGGCCAGCTCGACCTGGACGCCGCCGCCGGCCGCGGCCTGATCCGCGAAGGCATCCTGCGCCGCGCGGTCGGCCTGACCCTGGAAGCGGTCGGCTGCGAGGCGCCGATGGGCGCCACCTGCAAGGTCGAGGTCGACGGCGGCTGGGTCGACGCCGAGGTGGTCGGTTTTTCCGGCGAGCGCACCTCGCTGATGCCAAGCGCCGAAACCCACGGCCTGCTGCCCAACGCGCGGGTGGTGCCGGTGCGCCGCCGTGGCGGCGTGGAAGTGGGCGAAGGCCTGCTCGGCCGGGTCATCGATTCGGACGGCGTGCCGCTGGACGGCAAGGGCCCGATCCGCGCCGAAGGCTCGGTCGGCATGGCCGGCGTGTCGATCAACCCGCTGGCGCGCGAACCGATCACCATGCCGCTGGATGTGGGCGTGCGCGCGATCAACGCGCTGCTGCCGATCGGCCGCGGCCAGCGCGTGGGCCTGTTCGCCGGCTCCGGCGTCGGCAAGTCCACCCTGCTCGGGATGATGACCCGCTACACCGCCGCGGACGTGATCGTGGTCGGGCTGATCGGCGAACGCGGCCGCGAAGTGCGCGATTTCGTCGAGACCACGCTGGGCGAGGACGGCCTGCGCCGCGCGGTGGTCGTGGCCGCGCCGGCCGACCGCCCGCCGCTGGCGCGCCTGCACGGCGCCTACCGCGCCACCGCGATCGCCGAATGGTTCCGCGACCAGGGCCTGAACGTGCTGCTGCTGATGGATTCGCTGACCCGCTTCGCCCAGGCGCAGCGCGAGATCGGCCTGTCGGTCGGCGAGCCGCCGACCACTCGCGGCTACCCGCCGTCGGTGTTCGCCAAGCTGCCGGCGCTGGTCGAGCGCGCCGGCAACGGCGCCAAGGGCCGCGGCTCGATCACCGCCTTCTACACCGTGCTGACCGAAGGCGACGACCCGCAGGACCCGATCGCCGACGCCGCCCGCGCCATCCTCGACGGCCACATCCTGCTGTCGCGCCGCGTCGCCGACAGCGGCCTGTACCCGGCCATCGACGTGGAATCCTCGGTCAGCCGCGTGGTCCAGGACATCGCCGACGAGCCGTGGCGGCTGCGCATCCGCGCACTGAAGCGGCTGGTCTCGGCGTACGCGTCCAACCGCGACCTGATCGCCATCGGCGCCTACCAGCGCGGCAACGATCCGGCCGTGGACGAAGCCCTGGAGCGCTGGCCGGAGATCATGGAATTCCTCGGACAGGACGTCGCCAAGGCCGCAGATCTGCCCCACAGCCAAGCCGCCCTGAAGCGGCTGGTCGAACGTGAGAATTAA
- the fliJ gene encoding flagellar export protein FliJ, with protein sequence MMQSQRIDPLLRRAQQHEDEVARDLAERQRALETHESRLEELRRYAEEYANSQMAATSLAQLANRRAFLDRLESAVQQQCQTVDRNREKVEMERSRLLLASRDKQVLEQLAASYRAQERKVDDRRSQREMDDLGARRVRLAVAAADSDNENGDSR encoded by the coding sequence ATGATGCAATCACAGCGTATCGATCCCCTGCTCCGCCGCGCCCAGCAGCACGAGGACGAGGTCGCCCGCGACCTGGCCGAGCGCCAGCGCGCGCTGGAGACCCACGAGTCGCGGCTGGAGGAACTGCGCCGCTACGCCGAGGAATACGCCAACAGCCAGATGGCCGCGACCAGCCTGGCGCAACTGGCCAACCGGCGCGCATTCCTGGACCGCCTGGAGAGCGCGGTGCAGCAGCAGTGCCAGACCGTGGACCGCAACCGCGAGAAGGTGGAGATGGAACGCAGCCGCTTGCTGCTGGCCAGCCGCGACAAGCAGGTGCTGGAACAGCTGGCGGCCAGCTACCGCGCCCAGGAACGCAAGGTCGACGACCGCCGCAGCCAGCGCGAGATGGACGACCTCGGCGCACGCCGGGTGCGCCTGGCGGTGGCCGCGGCCGACAGCGACAACGAGAACGGGGACAGCCGATGA
- a CDS encoding flagellar hook-length control protein FliK, producing the protein MSNALSALGGSARSSQLGSGADTQDQDRGGGQDFAKLLGNDGTPRAAPKPAPRPSAKSQQDSTDKDAAAKRPEAADDTASEPARSAEAGAKAARDTDKSSEDAKAPTKGGKSDAKKGEDTEEDAGWPPAGLAGIGLSLLPALGAALPAEAGPLGTAGLAIGVAGAAAQGATALLGGDTLAATGADPAAAATAAAPTAAGATAGASAAGGFGGMLAQVAGAAAPAAGGDAAAAPVAALVALATASDKSTDSGSEVASTGTDPANLMAPTGIHAPSRSVDGAAPFTGSPTPTPNLRGDNFDDELGARMSWLADQKIGHAHIKLSPAELGPVEVRLHLSGDQINASFSSAQPEVRQALENSLPRLRDMLGQHGFQLGQADVGQQQRQASQNAPQRSGSGGADASGDELLGSVGIPSMVLRQRGLLDAYA; encoded by the coding sequence ATGAGCAACGCACTTTCCGCGCTGGGCGGCAGCGCCCGCAGCAGCCAGCTCGGCAGCGGCGCCGACACCCAGGACCAGGACCGCGGCGGCGGCCAGGACTTCGCCAAGCTGCTCGGCAACGACGGCACCCCGCGCGCCGCGCCCAAGCCGGCGCCGCGGCCCAGCGCCAAGTCGCAGCAGGATTCCACCGACAAGGACGCCGCGGCGAAGCGGCCCGAGGCCGCGGACGACACCGCCAGCGAGCCGGCGCGCAGCGCCGAGGCCGGCGCCAAGGCCGCGCGCGACACCGACAAGAGCAGCGAGGACGCCAAGGCGCCGACCAAGGGCGGCAAGAGCGACGCCAAGAAAGGCGAGGACACCGAGGAAGACGCCGGCTGGCCGCCGGCGGGCCTGGCCGGCATCGGCCTGAGCCTGTTGCCGGCGCTCGGCGCGGCATTGCCGGCGGAGGCCGGTCCGCTGGGCACGGCCGGGTTGGCGATCGGCGTCGCCGGCGCCGCCGCCCAAGGCGCGACCGCGCTGCTCGGCGGCGACACCCTGGCCGCGACCGGCGCCGACCCCGCGGCCGCCGCGACAGCCGCCGCGCCGACCGCGGCCGGCGCCACTGCCGGCGCCAGCGCCGCCGGCGGCTTCGGCGGCATGCTCGCGCAGGTCGCCGGCGCGGCGGCCCCGGCCGCTGGCGGCGACGCCGCCGCGGCCCCGGTCGCCGCGCTGGTGGCGTTGGCGACCGCCTCGGACAAGAGCACGGACAGCGGCAGCGAGGTCGCCAGCACCGGCACCGATCCGGCCAACCTGATGGCGCCGACCGGGATCCACGCGCCGTCGCGCAGCGTGGACGGCGCCGCGCCGTTCACCGGTTCGCCGACCCCCACGCCGAACCTTCGCGGCGACAACTTCGACGACGAGCTGGGCGCGCGCATGAGCTGGCTGGCCGACCAGAAGATCGGCCACGCGCACATCAAGCTCAGCCCGGCCGAGTTGGGCCCGGTCGAGGTGCGCCTGCACCTGAGCGGCGACCAGATCAACGCCAGCTTCAGCAGCGCCCAGCCCGAGGTGCGCCAGGCGCTGGAGAACAGCCTGCCGCGGCTGCGCGACATGCTCGGCCAGCACGGCTTCCAACTCGGCCAGGCCGACGTGGGCCAGCAGCAACGGCAGGCCTCGCAGAACGCGCCGCAACGCAGCGGGTCCGGCGGCGCCGATGCCAGCGGCGACGAGCTGCTGGGCAGCGTCGGGATTCCGTCGATGGTTTTGCGCCAGCGCGGCCTGCTCGACGCCTACGCGTAA
- the fliM gene encoding flagellar motor switch protein FliM yields MTDLLSQDEIDALLHGVDAGAVDTGPPPPAPGEARQYDFSSQDRIIRGRMPTLEMVNERFARLWRIGLFNLIRRSADLSVRGIDLVKFNDYMHSLYVPSNLNLIKFKPLRGTGLIVFEPTLVFTVVDNFFGGDGRYPTRIEGREFTPTEMRVIQLMLKQTFADLHEAWAPVMEVEFEYLNSEVNPHFANIVTPREYVVVSRFHVELEGGGGEIHVTLPYSMLEPIRELLDAGIQSDRVDRDESWNIMLREQLNTVEVTISSVLAHKQMSLRELTRLKIGDILPIELPKQVPLCVENIPVFTGEFGVSRGQNAVKITSNQPPGALRRRPAFQEDAS; encoded by the coding sequence ATGACCGACCTGCTTTCCCAAGACGAGATCGATGCGCTGCTGCACGGCGTCGATGCCGGTGCGGTGGACACCGGGCCGCCGCCGCCGGCGCCGGGCGAAGCGCGCCAGTACGATTTCTCCAGCCAGGACCGGATCATCCGCGGGCGCATGCCGACCCTGGAGATGGTCAACGAGCGCTTCGCGCGGCTGTGGCGCATCGGCCTGTTCAACCTGATCCGGCGTTCGGCCGACCTGTCGGTACGCGGCATCGACCTGGTCAAGTTCAACGACTACATGCATTCGCTGTACGTACCGAGCAACCTCAACCTGATCAAGTTCAAGCCGCTGCGCGGCACCGGCCTGATCGTGTTCGAGCCGACCCTGGTGTTCACCGTGGTCGACAACTTCTTCGGCGGCGACGGCCGCTACCCCACCCGCATCGAGGGTCGCGAGTTCACCCCGACCGAGATGCGCGTGATCCAGCTGATGCTCAAGCAGACCTTCGCCGACCTGCACGAAGCCTGGGCGCCGGTGATGGAAGTGGAGTTCGAGTACCTCAACTCCGAGGTCAACCCGCATTTCGCCAACATCGTCACCCCGCGCGAATACGTGGTGGTCAGCCGTTTCCACGTGGAACTGGAAGGCGGCGGCGGCGAGATCCATGTGACCCTGCCGTACTCGATGCTGGAGCCGATCCGCGAACTGCTCGACGCCGGCATCCAGAGCGACCGGGTGGACCGCGACGAGAGCTGGAACATCATGCTGCGCGAGCAGCTCAACACCGTCGAGGTCACCATCTCCAGCGTGCTGGCGCACAAGCAGATGAGCCTGCGCGAGCTGACCCGGTTGAAGATCGGCGACATCCTGCCGATCGAGCTGCCCAAGCAAGTGCCGCTGTGCGTGGAGAACATCCCGGTGTTCACCGGCGAGTTCGGCGTCTCGCGCGGCCAGAACGCGGTGAAGATCACTTCGAACCAACCTCCGGGCGCGCTGCGCCGCCGCCCCGCCTTTCAGGAAGACGCGTCATGA
- the fliN gene encoding flagellar motor switch protein FliN, with translation MSHNEIPEAAAPAQFDSLQADLGSDSNELNLDVILDVPVTLSLEVGRNRIPIRNLLQLNQGSVVELERGAGEPLDVYVNGTLIAHGEVVTINDRFGVRLTDVVSPSERIRRLR, from the coding sequence ATGAGCCACAACGAAATCCCCGAAGCCGCCGCCCCGGCCCAGTTCGACAGCCTGCAGGCGGACCTGGGCAGCGACAGCAACGAACTGAACCTCGACGTGATCCTGGACGTGCCGGTGACGCTGTCGCTGGAAGTCGGCCGCAACCGCATTCCGATCCGCAACCTGCTGCAGCTCAACCAGGGCTCGGTGGTGGAACTGGAACGCGGCGCCGGCGAGCCGCTGGACGTGTACGTCAACGGCACCCTGATCGCGCACGGCGAGGTGGTGACGATCAACGACCGCTTCGGCGTGCGCCTGACCGACGTGGTCAGCCCCAGCGAACGCATCCGGAGACTGCGGTGA
- the fliO gene encoding flagellar biosynthetic protein FliO has translation MSLLLAAAAQAAKTASGVGSAAPSPPGLFGAVLALLLVLGLILGMAWVLKRLPGGGFRPADGLRVVASLAVGAKERVVVVEVNGEQLLLGVSPGGVRTLHRLPEPLPLAPAPALPNLKQLKHLPDFAQLLAQKLRKDK, from the coding sequence GTGAGCCTGTTGCTCGCCGCCGCCGCCCAGGCGGCCAAGACCGCCTCCGGCGTCGGCAGCGCGGCGCCGTCGCCGCCCGGCCTGTTCGGTGCGGTGCTGGCCCTGCTGCTGGTGCTGGGACTGATTTTGGGCATGGCCTGGGTGCTCAAGCGCCTGCCCGGCGGCGGCTTCCGCCCGGCCGACGGCCTGCGCGTGGTGGCCAGCCTGGCGGTCGGCGCCAAGGAGCGCGTGGTGGTGGTCGAGGTCAACGGCGAGCAGCTGCTGCTCGGGGTGTCGCCGGGCGGGGTCCGCACCTTGCATCGCTTGCCCGAGCCGCTGCCGCTGGCGCCGGCGCCGGCGCTGCCGAACCTCAAACAGCTCAAGCACCTTCCCGATTTCGCCCAGTTGCTGGCGCAGAAGCTGCGCAAGGACAAATGA
- the fliP gene encoding flagellar type III secretion system pore protein FliP (The bacterial flagellar biogenesis protein FliP forms a type III secretion system (T3SS)-type pore required for flagellar assembly.) encodes MLPRWNRYARGLRLLPILLALSLLPAPGWAQAAPAAPAAPAAQNAAPTLPSLPQVNVGKVGAQPVSLPLQTLLLMTAITLLPSMLLVLTAFTRITIVLGLLRQAMGTGQTPSNQVLMGLALFLTALVMMPVWEKAWGQGMSPYLNGQLDFQTAWSLTTQPLRAFMLAQVRETDLMTFAGMAGNGTYSSPDAIPFPVLVASFVTSELKTAFEIGFLIFIPFVIIDLVVASVLMSMGMMMMSPMLVSAPFKILLFVLVDGWVLTVGTLAASFNGV; translated from the coding sequence ATGTTGCCTCGTTGGAACCGTTATGCGCGCGGCCTGCGCCTGCTGCCGATCCTGCTGGCGCTGAGCCTGCTGCCGGCGCCGGGTTGGGCCCAGGCCGCACCGGCGGCGCCCGCGGCACCGGCGGCGCAGAACGCCGCCCCGACCCTGCCTTCGCTGCCGCAGGTGAATGTGGGCAAGGTCGGTGCGCAGCCGGTGAGCCTGCCGCTGCAGACCCTGCTGCTGATGACCGCCATCACCCTGCTGCCATCGATGCTGCTGGTGCTGACCGCGTTCACCCGCATCACCATCGTGCTCGGGCTGTTGCGCCAGGCAATGGGCACCGGGCAGACCCCGTCCAACCAGGTGCTGATGGGCCTGGCGCTGTTCCTGACCGCGCTGGTGATGATGCCGGTGTGGGAAAAGGCCTGGGGCCAGGGCATGAGCCCCTACCTCAACGGCCAGCTCGACTTCCAGACCGCGTGGAGCCTGACCACCCAGCCGTTGCGCGCGTTCATGCTGGCGCAGGTGCGCGAGACCGACCTGATGACCTTCGCCGGCATGGCCGGCAACGGCACCTACAGCAGTCCCGATGCGATCCCGTTCCCGGTGCTGGTGGCCTCGTTCGTGACCTCGGAACTGAAGACCGCGTTCGAGATCGGTTTCCTGATCTTCATCCCGTTCGTGATCATCGACCTGGTGGTGGCCAGCGTGCTGATGTCGATGGGCATGATGATGATGTCGCCGATGCTGGTCTCGGCGCCGTTCAAGATCCTGCTGTTCGTGCTGGTCGACGGCTGGGTGCTGACCGTCGGCACCCTCGCCGCCAGCTTCAACGGAGTCTGA
- a CDS encoding flagellar biosynthetic protein FliQ — translation MSPEMALTELRGGLVTVLWVAGPLLLSMLVVGVVIGVFQAATQLNEPTIAFVAKVIALTAMLFATGSMLLAHLVEYTTMLFQRIPHLIG, via the coding sequence ATGAGTCCCGAAATGGCCCTGACCGAATTGCGCGGCGGCCTGGTCACCGTGCTGTGGGTGGCCGGCCCGCTGCTGCTGTCAATGCTGGTGGTGGGCGTGGTGATCGGCGTGTTCCAGGCCGCCACCCAGCTCAACGAGCCGACCATCGCCTTCGTCGCCAAGGTCATCGCCTTGACCGCGATGCTGTTCGCCACCGGCAGCATGCTGCTGGCGCACCTGGTGGAGTACACCACCATGCTGTTCCAGCGCATCCCGCATTTGATCGGGTAG
- the fliR gene encoding flagellar biosynthetic protein FliR, with protein sequence MDAATQMVIDGSRAFAMVGAVLWTMLRIGAMLMVMPLVGTRAVPARVRVMLAAMLAMALAPLLPPVPDWDGFDAAVVLSVARELAVGASMGFMLRLIFEAGALAGELVSQSTGLGFAQMADPLRGVTSGVIGQWFYLAFGLLFFTANGHLAVVALLVDSYKALPIGNALPDAQAMASVAPDFFMSMMRGAVTLALPVMVAMLAVNLAFGALAKAAPALNPIQIGLPVAVVLGLALLAVLVGEMGPPVQRLFDAAFDAARHVTA encoded by the coding sequence ATGGACGCCGCCACCCAGATGGTGATCGACGGCTCGCGCGCGTTCGCGATGGTCGGCGCGGTGCTGTGGACCATGCTGCGCATCGGCGCGATGCTGATGGTGATGCCGCTGGTCGGCACCCGCGCGGTGCCGGCGCGGGTGCGGGTGATGCTGGCGGCGATGCTGGCGATGGCGCTGGCGCCGCTACTGCCGCCGGTGCCGGACTGGGACGGTTTCGACGCCGCGGTGGTGCTGAGCGTAGCGCGCGAACTGGCGGTCGGCGCCAGCATGGGGTTCATGCTGCGGCTGATCTTCGAAGCCGGCGCGCTGGCCGGCGAACTGGTCTCGCAGAGCACCGGCCTGGGTTTCGCGCAGATGGCCGACCCGCTGCGCGGGGTCACCTCCGGGGTGATCGGGCAATGGTTCTACCTGGCCTTCGGCCTGCTGTTCTTCACCGCCAACGGTCATCTGGCGGTGGTGGCGTTGCTGGTGGACAGCTACAAGGCGCTGCCGATCGGCAACGCGCTGCCGGACGCGCAGGCGATGGCGTCGGTGGCGCCGGATTTCTTCATGAGCATGATGCGCGGCGCGGTGACCCTGGCGCTGCCGGTCATGGTGGCGATGCTGGCGGTGAACCTGGCGTTCGGCGCGCTGGCCAAGGCCGCGCCGGCGCTGAATCCGATCCAGATCGGCCTGCCGGTGGCGGTGGTGCTGGGCCTGGCGCTGCTGGCGGTGCTGGTCGGCGAAATGGGGCCGCCGGTGCAGCGCCTGTTCGATGCCGCCTTCGACGCCGCCCGGCACGTGACCGCCTGA